A part of Girardinichthys multiradiatus isolate DD_20200921_A chromosome 12, DD_fGirMul_XY1, whole genome shotgun sequence genomic DNA contains:
- the LOC124878374 gene encoding trypsin-like codes for MKLCFYFVLLNAAAASAAIEKRIMGSESCKSNRQYHVQIKSTQGGKSCGGALLNARWVITASHCAEQEVKLKFALNLKWYKKLKKITVTKNEQTIPIKQQFTFKDEQGKAHDIMLIKLSKDVPPQIPTISYDKTGCTRPEKHAIVEIGGMGPKKAGGKPVNKVTCATTQISECGENDKPNSNYNSDESRVMCGFKPGVESCFGDAGSAVEYEGKLHGLIVSQPVDNCAKHVVMLDICHYIEWMEKTMKENS; via the exons ATGAAGCTGTGCTTTTACTTTGTCTTGCTGAATGCTG CTGCTGCATCAGCAGCCATTGAAAAGAGGATTATGGGGAGTGAATCCTGCAAAAGCAACAGGCAGTACCATGTCCAGATAAAGTCTACTCAGGGCGGGAAGTCCTGTGGAGGTGCTCTGCTCAACGCCCGCTGGGTCATCACAGCTTCTcactgtgcagagca GGAAGTCAAACTGAAGTTTGCCTTAAACCTTAAGTGGTAcaagaaactgaagaaaatcACTGTAACAAAAAATGAGCAAACCATTCCAATTAAACAGCAGTTCACCTTCAAAGATGAGCAGGGGAAAGCCCATGACATTATGCTCATAAAACTGAGTAAAGATGTCCCTCCCCAAATACCCACCATCAGCTATGATAAAACGGGCTGTACGAGACCAGAGAAGCATGCAATTGTGGAGATTGGGGGCATGGGACCAAAGAAAGCAG GAGGTAAACCTGTTAATAAAGtgacatgtgccaccacacagATTTCCGAGTGTGGTGAGAATGATAAGCCTAACAGCAACTACAATAGTGATGAAAGTAGAGTCATGTGTGGCTTCAAACCTGGAGTGGAGTCCTGTTTT GGCGATGCAGGCTCAGCTGTGGAGTACGAAGGAAAATTACATGGACTCATTGTTAGCCAGCCTGTGGATAATTGTGCTAAGCATGTTGTAATGCTGGACATTTGTCACTACATTGAGTGGATGGAAAAAACCATGAAGGAGAACTCATAA
- the LOC124878598 gene encoding serine protease 1-like — translation MKHCFVFILLVAGAASYSVEKRIIGSKSCDKDRQYHVQIESTQGGKSCGGALLNTRWVITASHCAEQEVKVKLGLNNDVSIVTKAFSWLKGNSKKHEQTIPTKQQHTFKDDEGKAHDIMLIQLNEDMSAKLPTIGLPSGDCTKLEPNKNVMIGGMGARAKGGKPVGEVRCATTVISQCGENDKPDSKYSSGESTICAFKPGVESCFGDAGSAVEYEGKLHGVIVSQPVDMCAQHIVMLDICHYMQWIDKTMRENP, via the exons ATGAAGCATTGCTTTGTCTTCATTTTGTTGGTTGCAG GTGCTGCATCATACAGTGTTGAGAAGAGGATTATTGGGAGTAAGTCCTGTGACAAGGACCGGCAGTACCATGTCCAGATAGAGTCCACTCAGGGAGGGAAGTCCTGCGGAGGCGCTCTGCTCAACACCCGCTGGGTCATCACAGCTTCTCACTGCGCAGAGCA GGAAGTCAAAGTGAAGCTTGGCTTAAACAATGATGTGTCCATTGTTACAAAAGCTTTTTCTTGGCTCAAAGGGAACTCCAAAAAACATGAGCAAACCATTCCAACTAAACAGCAGCACACCTTTAAAGATGACGAGGGAAAAGCCCATGACATTATGCTCATACAGCTGAATGAGGACATGTCAGCCAAACTTCCCACCATCGGCCTCCCTTCAGGAGATTGTACAAAGCTAGAGCCAAACAAAAATGTGATGATTGGAGGCATGGGAGCAAGGGCAAAAG GGGGTAAACCGGTTGGTGAAGTGAGATGTGCTACCACAGTGATCTCTCAGTGTGGTGAGAATGATAAACCTGACAGTAAGTACAGCAGCGGCGAATCTACGATCTGTGCCTTCAAACCTGGAGTGGAGTCCTGCTTT GGCGATGCAGGCTCAGCTGTGGAGTATGAAGGAAAATTACATGGAGTCATTGTTAGCCAGCCTGTGGACATGTGTGCTCAGCATATTGTAATGCTGGACATCTGTCACTACATGCAATGGATTGATAAAACCATGAGGGAGAACCCATGA